A single Loxodonta africana isolate mLoxAfr1 chromosome 24, mLoxAfr1.hap2, whole genome shotgun sequence DNA region contains:
- the LOC135228638 gene encoding uncharacterized protein LOC135228638 yields MEEDDIEVYIGPDLSAEWDLQVPCHRGPEVLGFDSDLLGVPAKTGRERELKELAQLLPRLGVAHRSRPHPAAPFPLRPGPEGISNSCQPAVTCHPPPLKGPPLPSAHGSRIPSFSFFFFFAEGEPGRQEKWHSSTKSLSPPFGLPRLPAGPWQFLLDLGTHLSPLVLYPTACPRLPGRALLPPLRLAAPTGSPAQDPGLPPPPEDPELTGQVLSSRHRPVRDTHLGARSSSRGQPGFSQLGRPLSLAAPGVPGRPSLEENGVTFEKKILGRGSQGLRSRGPSRTFLQLNRLGPLPLASEPGRSRGAGTGDSRAPTGQRSLTWYSTLLCFKFLLWGSRSPRHLWVSPSTRLLAQAPLPRCIPGLPGPSVVSGFPSTGPALVKRHAKLCARKTALGWFLPISWQHRQLPKLRRVDRRQKGDWMGSGSALEKSTTHLPLEKRGTVTLNSTRHNFKMYCVSLFHSHKPALATVVSYSFIHSFSSTV; encoded by the exons GTTTTGGGGTTTGACTCAGACCTCTTGGGGGTCCCGGCCAAGACCGGCAGGGAAAGGGAGCTCAAGGAGTTGGCCCAGCTGCTACCCCGCCTGGGTGTGGCTCATAGGTCACGCCCCCACCCAGCTGCCCCCTTCCCCCTCCGGCCTGGGCCGGAGGGGATCTCGAACAGCTGCCAGCCCGCTGTGACTTGTCATCCTCCCCCACTGAAAGGCCCTCCCCTCCCGTCTGCTCATGGGAGCCGCatcccttccttctcttttttttttttttttgcagaaggggAACCTGGACGGCAAGAGAAGTGGCACTCGAGCACAAAGTCACTCAGCCCTCCCTTTGGGCTACCCAGGCTCCCAGCTGGGCCATGGCAGTTCCTCCTTGACCTGGGCACCCACCTGTCCCCGTTGGTCCTCTATCCCACCGCCTGTCCGCGGCTCCccggacgcgctctgctcccgccCCTCCGACTGGCTGCACCCACAGGCAGCCCTGCCCAAGACCCCGGGCTCCCTCCGCCGCCCGAGGACCCCGAGCTCACCGGCCAGGTGCTATCCTCCCGCCACCGGCCTGTCCGCGACACTCACCTGGGTGCCCGCTCCTCGTCTCGCGGGCAGCCCGGATTCTCGCAGCTCGGGCGCCCCCTCAGCTTAGCAGCCCCCGGGGTTCCGGGGCGCCCGAGCCTGGAGGAAAACGGAGTGACCTTCGAGAAGAAAATACTGGGGCGCGGCTCCCAGGGGCTTCGGAGCCGCGGGCCTTCTCGGACTTTTCTCCAGCTGAACCGGCTCGGTCCCCTCCCACTCGCCTCTGAGCCTGGGCGGAGCCGGGGGGCTGGAACCGGGGACTCACGGGCGCCCACAGGCCAGAG GAGTCTAACCTGGTACTCCACCCTCCTCTGCTTTAAGTTCCTTCTCTGGGGATCCCGAAGTCCTCGCCACCTCTGGGTCTCCCCATCCACCCGCCTTTTAGCCCAGGCGCCTCTCCCACGCTGCATCCCTGGCCTTCCCGGCCCTTCTGTGGTCAGTGGTTTCCCGTCCACAGGCCCTGCCCTAGTCAAACGCCATGCAAAGCTCTGCGCCCGCAAAACTGCCCTTGGCTGGTTCCTGCCCATTTCCTGGCAGCACAGACAGCTTCCCAAATTGAGAAGGGTGGACAGGAGGCAGAAGGGTGACTGGATGGGATCCGGCTCAGCGCTGGAGAAGAGCACAACCCATCTGCCCCTGGAAAAGAGAGGAACTGTCACCCTAAATTCTACCAGACACAACTTTAAAATGTACTGTGTCTCTCTCTTCCACAGCCACAAGCCAGCTCTGGCTACCGTTGtctcttattcattcattcattcattcagcagtaCTGTGTAG